A region from the Mucilaginibacter sp. CSA2-8R genome encodes:
- a CDS encoding substrate-binding domain-containing protein, producing the protein MKNKVSINDIAKQLNISKTTVSFILNGRAREKRISDSVVKKVQDLVEELDYKPNPLAQGLRTGKSNTIGLMVEDISNPFFANIARLIEDMAYQNGYKILYCSTDNKTDKTRELIKVFQERHVDGYIIAPPENVEDDINALLKNGFPVVMFDRYLPEVNTDHVVVDNFQSTYQATRHLIEQGFKNIGFITFISSQTQMQGRLVGYKEALKEADLKPQVKEIQFDRNENLIIDALTTYLKRNQGFDAILFGTNHIGACGLKVMSSLGIKIPEDIAVVSFDDYDVFQLSSPPVTAVAQPFEEIANNIISLLLKKLANRTNTSIQKVSLSTNLIVRKSSISTK; encoded by the coding sequence GTGAAGAACAAAGTCTCAATAAACGATATTGCTAAACAGTTAAATATTTCAAAAACGACAGTTTCGTTTATTTTAAATGGACGAGCACGTGAGAAACGGATAAGCGACAGCGTAGTTAAGAAAGTTCAGGATTTAGTAGAGGAATTAGACTATAAGCCTAATCCACTGGCGCAGGGTCTGCGTACCGGCAAGTCTAACACCATTGGATTGATGGTTGAAGATATATCAAATCCGTTTTTTGCTAATATTGCAAGGTTGATAGAGGACATGGCCTACCAAAACGGCTATAAAATATTATATTGCAGTACAGACAACAAAACAGATAAAACTCGCGAATTGATTAAGGTATTTCAAGAGCGTCATGTTGATGGATACATTATAGCGCCACCCGAAAACGTCGAAGATGATATTAATGCACTGTTAAAAAATGGTTTTCCGGTTGTTATGTTTGACCGTTACCTACCTGAAGTGAATACAGATCATGTTGTGGTTGATAATTTTCAAAGTACGTACCAGGCCACGCGACACCTGATTGAGCAGGGTTTTAAAAATATTGGCTTCATTACCTTCATTTCATCACAAACACAGATGCAAGGACGCCTTGTGGGATATAAGGAGGCTTTAAAAGAAGCTGATCTGAAACCCCAAGTAAAAGAAATTCAGTTTGATAGGAATGAAAATTTAATCATTGATGCATTAACCACTTACTTAAAACGTAACCAAGGGTTTGATGCAATTTTATTCGGTACAAACCATATAGGCGCTTGCGGTTTAAAAGTGATGAGTAGCTTAGGTATTAAAATTCCGGAAGACATAGCAGTAGTATCATTTGATGATTATGATGTTTTTCAGTTGAGTTCGCCTCCGGTAACAGCGGTAGCCCAGCCTTTTGAAGAAATTGCGAATAATATCATTTCATTACTGCTGAAAAAATTAGCTAACCGTACAAATACGTCGATACAAAAAGTTTCTCTGTCTACAAATCTAATTGTGCGGAAATCTTCTATTTCTACAAAATAG
- a CDS encoding sugar-binding domain-containing protein, protein MSYFKSLLLGIVVSIFFFVNSVFAQQLYGLHWKLAPLADVKEHPENVSRVNYVTQNWIDAVVPGTAFYAYVKAGKEPNPDYADNIYKVDHSKYNRPFIYRAEFVSDKQLPGKRLWLNLNGINKRGEVFVNGHHIGTMRGFMERGLYDVTALLNKSGKNAVAVVVTPPRNDPEHNHPLANWESPTYLSSGSWDWMPAVPGLNSGITDTVGFTTTGAVRILDPWIQAFLPDTSKADLKVNAQLENSTDKAVQGLVTVKIMPGNITITSKQQNVAPHSKLTVNLTAADFKQLKLNHPKLWWPNGYGGKANGTQHLYTCEVRFLQADGSVSDKVIKSFGIRKVTSDTTTLNGPMRVYINDVPILFKGGNWGMSDYMLKVRGKDYETRIKLHQAMNYNVIRNWTGEVTDEDFYKYCDKYGIMIWDDFWLNNFGAIDSLSVFKANAIEKVKRFRNHPSLVIWCGANEGVPGGEPNGAISQAIKEAITENDGTDKLYLPRSNAGVTNPNFSIHGGSKNLSGSGIWANVDLKTYFTDPHNGYLFSKNSYGMRSELGSATFVNIESFKKFMPAEYWHVPTEEEVNSKTNMWAKHYFSTDGALGGGSSPVNYIQSINKSYGSSKSIDEFCKKSQLLNLETLKAMYESWNDHMWNDATGMLIWMSQSAYPTMIWQTYDYYYDLTGAYFGSKQGCEPVHIQWNIANNAVKLINNRPFALQGLKAEAMVYDANGKLVSTFTQQKQLDVKATSATEVFVAFKDSINRSKLGDVYFLKLKLSDVKGKLLSSNFYWIGNKYLDYTSLNKLKPVGNRLHVSAVQVNSANDKVNKLLTYTVNNTSSDRVAFGIRAQLLNNQGKQILPAMINDSYFTLMPGEKKLLEVEVAPEQLTKGYKLDLTAYNQ, encoded by the coding sequence ATGTCTTATTTTAAAAGCTTATTGTTGGGTATCGTAGTATCCATTTTTTTCTTTGTTAATTCTGTATTCGCTCAGCAGCTTTACGGTCTGCATTGGAAGCTAGCACCTTTGGCTGATGTGAAAGAACACCCTGAAAATGTATCAAGGGTTAATTATGTAACTCAGAACTGGATAGATGCTGTAGTGCCTGGAACTGCGTTTTATGCATACGTAAAAGCAGGTAAGGAGCCCAATCCGGATTATGCTGACAACATCTATAAGGTTGATCACTCAAAATACAACAGACCCTTTATTTATCGTGCAGAGTTTGTTAGCGATAAGCAGTTGCCTGGCAAAAGACTTTGGCTTAATTTAAACGGCATAAATAAAAGAGGAGAGGTATTTGTAAACGGGCACCATATTGGCACCATGCGAGGCTTTATGGAGCGGGGATTATATGATGTTACTGCGCTGCTTAATAAAAGTGGTAAGAATGCAGTAGCTGTAGTAGTTACTCCGCCGCGTAATGATCCGGAGCATAATCACCCTTTAGCTAATTGGGAAAGCCCGACTTACCTTAGTTCTGGCAGTTGGGATTGGATGCCGGCAGTACCTGGCCTCAATAGTGGCATTACAGATACGGTTGGATTTACTACAACAGGTGCTGTACGTATACTTGACCCTTGGATACAAGCATTTTTACCGGATACAAGCAAAGCTGATCTCAAAGTGAATGCACAGCTCGAAAACTCGACCGATAAAGCCGTGCAAGGGCTGGTAACCGTAAAAATAATGCCTGGCAACATTACTATAACCAGTAAGCAACAAAATGTTGCGCCTCATAGCAAATTAACGGTTAACTTAACAGCAGCTGATTTCAAGCAGTTAAAGCTTAATCACCCCAAACTATGGTGGCCGAATGGATATGGAGGTAAAGCCAACGGAACACAACACCTTTACACCTGTGAAGTAAGATTTTTGCAAGCCGATGGAAGTGTATCAGATAAAGTGATTAAGAGCTTTGGTATTCGCAAAGTTACATCAGACACTACTACGCTTAACGGCCCTATGCGTGTTTATATAAATGATGTCCCTATTCTTTTTAAAGGAGGTAATTGGGGAATGTCTGATTATATGCTTAAAGTGCGCGGAAAGGATTACGAAACACGTATCAAGCTACATCAGGCCATGAATTACAATGTTATCCGTAACTGGACTGGTGAAGTTACTGACGAAGATTTTTACAAATATTGCGATAAGTACGGCATCATGATCTGGGATGATTTTTGGCTGAATAATTTTGGAGCAATAGATAGCTTATCGGTTTTTAAAGCTAATGCTATTGAAAAAGTTAAAAGATTCAGGAATCATCCAAGCTTAGTGATTTGGTGCGGGGCCAACGAAGGCGTACCGGGCGGAGAGCCGAACGGAGCCATTAGTCAAGCCATCAAAGAAGCAATTACAGAAAACGACGGTACTGATAAACTGTACTTACCTCGTTCTAACGCCGGTGTTACTAATCCAAATTTTTCTATTCATGGTGGTAGCAAAAATCTTTCTGGCAGTGGTATTTGGGCCAACGTTGATTTAAAAACCTACTTTACAGATCCGCATAACGGTTACCTTTTTTCAAAAAATTCTTACGGTATGCGTAGTGAATTAGGATCGGCTACTTTTGTAAATATTGAAAGCTTTAAAAAATTTATGCCTGCCGAATATTGGCACGTACCAACAGAAGAAGAGGTCAACAGTAAAACCAATATGTGGGCAAAACACTATTTTAGTACAGATGGTGCTTTGGGAGGTGGTTCGTCGCCGGTAAATTACATTCAATCTATTAATAAGAGTTACGGCTCTTCTAAATCAATAGATGAATTTTGTAAGAAGTCGCAATTGCTAAACCTCGAAACGCTTAAGGCGATGTATGAATCCTGGAACGACCATATGTGGAATGATGCAACCGGAATGCTGATTTGGATGAGTCAGTCTGCCTATCCAACTATGATATGGCAGACTTATGATTATTACTACGATTTAACAGGTGCTTATTTTGGTAGCAAACAAGGCTGTGAACCGGTTCATATACAATGGAATATTGCCAATAACGCTGTTAAACTTATAAACAACAGGCCGTTTGCTTTACAAGGGTTAAAGGCCGAAGCCATGGTTTATGACGCTAACGGAAAGTTGGTGTCGACTTTTACGCAACAAAAGCAGCTTGATGTAAAAGCAACATCTGCAACAGAGGTGTTTGTGGCTTTTAAAGATTCTATTAATCGCTCAAAATTAGGAGACGTTTACTTTTTAAAACTAAAGCTGTCTGATGTAAAAGGTAAATTGTTGTCGAGTAATTTTTATTGGATAGGTAACAAATATCTTGACTATACCTCTTTAAATAAATTAAAACCGGTTGGAAACCGATTGCATGTTTCAGCAGTTCAGGTAAATAGCGCTAATGATAAGGTAAACAAGTTATTAACATATACTGTAAACAATACGTCATCAGACCGGGTGGCTTTTGGTATAAGGGCGCAGTTGTTAAACAATCAGGGTAAACAAATTTTGCCTGCTATGATAAACGATAGTTATTTTACCCTAATGCCTGGCGAAAAGAAGTTGTTAGAGGTAGAGGTAGCTCCGGAACAACTTACCAAAGGTTACAAACTGGATCTAACAGCATATAATCAATAA